One window of the Pedobacter ginsengisoli genome contains the following:
- the abc-f gene encoding ribosomal protection-like ABC-F family protein: MSIVVKQLSYIHSNRECLFRNINFSVSKGQKIALIGSNGSGKSTLLRILANRIAPATGDVSSTSKPFYVPQHFGQYDNLTVAQALDIDSKMKALQAILNGDASLANFTQLDDDWNIEEKALTSLRLWGMQHIELAQLIKTLSGGEKTKVFLAGITIHSPSVILFDEPSNHLDRDGREQLNNFIQSSKATIIVVSHDRTLLNLLDSTFELNQNGLDVYGGNYEFYKLQKEEKLTALEAQADHKEKALRQAMQVAKEAAERKQKENSRGNRKQLKEGVPRIFMNTIKNKSEQSTAKLQEVHSDKVNGILHNLQQLKQQLPEVKELKMIFENSNLHTGKILITAQDINFGYCSKYLWENPLSFQIRSGERIAIVGKNGSGKTTLLKLIMGTIKPSVGALNTADFKHLYIDQEYSLLNNELTLFQQVQEFNEQHLPEYRLKTMLHQFLFKQDMWNKPSAQLSGGEKIKLIFCCLMISNSSPELIILDEPTNNLDVQSLEVITSAIKDYKGTLLVISHDEYFINEIGVNERIVL, encoded by the coding sequence ATGAGTATTGTCGTTAAACAACTTTCTTATATTCATTCCAATAGGGAATGCTTATTTCGTAATATTAATTTCTCGGTTTCTAAAGGACAAAAGATTGCCCTGATAGGCAGCAACGGTTCTGGGAAATCGACTTTATTAAGGATCCTTGCAAATCGGATTGCACCAGCCACCGGCGATGTCTCATCAACAAGTAAGCCTTTTTATGTTCCTCAGCATTTTGGTCAGTACGATAATTTAACCGTTGCCCAGGCGCTGGATATTGATAGTAAAATGAAAGCATTGCAGGCAATACTTAATGGTGATGCTTCTTTAGCAAATTTTACCCAATTAGATGACGATTGGAATATTGAAGAAAAAGCATTGACCTCACTTAGATTATGGGGCATGCAGCATATTGAACTAGCCCAGTTAATAAAAACCCTTAGTGGAGGAGAGAAAACCAAAGTATTTTTAGCGGGTATAACCATTCATTCTCCTTCTGTCATACTTTTTGACGAACCTTCTAATCATCTTGACAGAGATGGCCGGGAACAATTAAACAACTTTATACAAAGCAGCAAAGCAACAATTATTGTAGTAAGCCATGATAGAACTTTACTTAACCTTTTGGATTCTACTTTTGAATTAAACCAAAATGGGTTAGATGTTTATGGAGGGAATTATGAGTTCTATAAATTGCAAAAAGAAGAAAAGCTGACAGCTTTGGAAGCGCAGGCTGATCATAAGGAGAAGGCATTACGGCAAGCCATGCAAGTTGCCAAAGAAGCAGCAGAGCGCAAGCAAAAAGAGAATTCGAGAGGGAATAGAAAACAGTTAAAGGAAGGCGTTCCCAGGATTTTTATGAATACAATTAAAAACAAATCAGAGCAAAGTACAGCTAAGCTGCAGGAAGTTCATTCTGATAAAGTTAATGGCATTTTACATAACCTTCAGCAGCTTAAACAACAATTGCCCGAGGTAAAGGAATTGAAAATGATTTTTGAAAATTCAAATCTCCACACCGGAAAAATATTGATAACAGCTCAGGATATAAATTTTGGCTACTGTTCAAAATATTTATGGGAAAATCCGTTGAGTTTTCAGATCAGAAGTGGAGAAAGAATAGCTATAGTCGGTAAAAACGGGTCGGGAAAAACAACACTATTGAAGTTGATAATGGGTACGATAAAACCATCAGTAGGGGCATTAAATACAGCCGATTTTAAGCATCTTTATATTGATCAGGAATATTCACTGTTAAATAATGAGCTAACCCTGTTCCAGCAGGTACAGGAATTTAACGAACAACATTTGCCAGAATATCGTCTTAAAACAATGTTACACCAATTCCTTTTTAAACAGGATATGTGGAATAAACCTTCCGCTCAACTAAGCGGAGGCGAAAAGATCAAATTGATATTTTGTTGCCTAATGATAAGCAACAGTTCCCCCGAACTTATTATACTGGATGAACCTACTAATAACCTGGATGTTCAAAGTTTAGAGGTCATAACCTCAGCAATAAAAGATTACAAAGGAACTTTGCTGGTTATCTCTCACGACGAGTATTTCATTAATGAAATAGGCGTAAATGAAAGGATAGTGCTTTAG
- a CDS encoding DUF6265 family protein produces the protein MRHSYTLLLLFFICFLPKTQAQTEPKGGSVADVSFIQGHWKAITPEGQSIEGVWLQPEGENILGFMRMMKAGKADLYEILAYEQTEQGLVSMVKHFKPGLLGLEEKDKHDRYNFVEASKDRAIFQKEGESLRILYEKRSANQFVIARGNLQDGKWVFKDLFVFNRTKN, from the coding sequence ATGAGACACTCTTACACACTTCTTTTACTTTTTTTTATTTGTTTTTTACCAAAAACACAAGCCCAAACTGAACCTAAAGGTGGCTCAGTTGCTGATGTATCTTTTATTCAGGGCCATTGGAAAGCTATCACCCCTGAAGGCCAGTCGATTGAAGGCGTTTGGTTACAACCAGAAGGTGAAAACATACTAGGCTTTATGCGAATGATGAAAGCCGGTAAAGCTGATCTTTATGAGATATTAGCCTATGAGCAAACAGAACAGGGATTGGTTTCTATGGTAAAACATTTTAAACCAGGTCTTCTGGGCCTGGAAGAGAAAGATAAACACGATCGTTACAACTTTGTAGAAGCAAGTAAAGACCGTGCTATCTTTCAAAAAGAGGGTGAAAGCTTACGTATTCTATATGAAAAACGTTCAGCCAACCAATTTGTAATTGCCAGAGGCAATCTTCAAGATGGCAAATGGGTGTTCAAAGATCTTTTTGTGTTTAACCGCACAAAAAACTAA
- a CDS encoding PhnA domain-containing protein yields the protein MKLEEQLFERSENKCELCGSEDNLSIYEVPPQTQNTAEECVVACGKCLAQIEKKEVLDSKHWQCLTGSMWSEVPGVQVVSWRMLNRLRQESWAIDNLDMIYLDDETLAWAKATGDHENDSTVEFHRDSNNNILENGDTVVIIKTLDVKGSSLSAKLGTVVKNIKLVDDNKEQIEGRVEGQLIVILTKYVRKQS from the coding sequence ATGAAACTGGAAGAACAACTATTTGAAAGAAGCGAAAATAAGTGCGAATTATGTGGATCTGAAGACAATCTGAGTATTTATGAAGTGCCACCACAAACTCAAAACACAGCCGAAGAATGTGTGGTAGCCTGTGGAAAGTGCCTGGCCCAGATTGAAAAAAAAGAAGTATTGGATAGCAAACACTGGCAATGCCTTACCGGGAGCATGTGGAGCGAGGTTCCGGGAGTGCAGGTTGTGAGCTGGCGTATGCTTAACAGATTAAGACAAGAAAGCTGGGCAATTGACAATCTGGATATGATATATCTTGATGATGAAACATTGGCCTGGGCAAAAGCAACCGGTGATCATGAGAACGATTCAACTGTAGAGTTTCATAGAGATTCAAACAACAATATATTGGAAAATGGTGATACCGTTGTCATTATAAAAACATTAGATGTTAAAGGATCGAGCCTAAGTGCAAAACTTGGAACTGTGGTAAAAAACATTAAACTAGTTGATGATAACAAGGAGCAAATTGAAGGCCGGGTTGAGGGCCAGCTGATTGTTATCCTTACCAAATATGTTCGAAAACAAAGCTAA
- a CDS encoding sugar-binding domain-containing protein, which translates to MKRFFQKLHFALFLFLFLTITALSQSKKDRIDLAGTWSFQIDSLDKGISDKWYTHKLAQQISLPGSMATNGKGDEIGIHTPWAGDILDMSWFKSDEFAKYRKPGNIKIPFWLQPNKYYRGAAWYQKTLNIPESWNGKHLQLFIERSHWETTVWVDDIKIGMENSLGTAQLFDIGSKLTAGMHRLTIRVDNKIKDINMGDNAHSVTDHTQTNWNGMIGELSLRAKPKVFISDVQLYPDIYKKQVLVKIQIANTTGTKNDASVTLMASANKSAAEKLKPLTKKLVSEGNSQVIEMTYPMGNSPLLWNEFNPDLYNMSVTLNQTGSKDADVRQVGFGMRDFKAKGTQLTINDNLIFLRGTLDCASFPKTGYPPTDVESWTKILKTVKQHGLNHVRFHSWCPPEAAFTAADRLGIFIQAECSAWANGEKGAVIGDGKPLDKYIYEESERMIRAYGNHPSFVMMTYGNEPGGKNMVNYLTEFVNYWKAKDKRRLYTTAAGWPVVEASDFNNTPDPRIQGWGAGLNSIINKEAPRSDYDWSGIISKWKQPTVSHEIGQWCVYPNFKEIKKYDGILKAKNFEIFQEKLKENGMSKLADSFVMASGKLQVLCYKADIEAALRTPGFAGFQLLGLNDFPGQGTALVGVLDPFWEAKGYVTADEYSKFCNSVVPLARLPKMNYTNNEELVVPLEIANFGNGPIQKATINWNIQAENGSKLFTGNFNSESIPLGNAIKLGTIKQPLKSINKAQRLILTVSVGSYENQWDIFVYPETLPETGKDILVTQTLSTEAIEALNNGKDVLLTLKKGAVKPEMGGDIKIGFSSIFWNTAWTRKQPPTTLGILCNPKHPALADFPAQYHSNWQWWDAITHSSAVKLSAVAPQIDPIIRVIDDWVTANPLGLVFECKVGKGKLIVSSIDLLSEQDNRPEAKQLLYSLKKYMAGSAFNPSKTIALSKIEGLYN; encoded by the coding sequence ATGAAAAGATTTTTTCAGAAACTTCATTTTGCCTTATTCCTTTTTTTATTTCTAACTATCACTGCTTTAAGTCAATCAAAAAAAGATCGTATTGATCTTGCAGGAACATGGTCTTTTCAGATAGACTCACTAGATAAGGGCATTTCTGACAAATGGTATACCCATAAGTTAGCTCAGCAAATTAGTTTACCCGGATCAATGGCCACAAATGGAAAAGGAGATGAAATTGGAATACATACACCATGGGCGGGAGATATTTTAGATATGTCGTGGTTTAAAAGTGATGAATTTGCAAAATATCGTAAGCCAGGAAATATCAAAATTCCTTTCTGGCTACAACCAAATAAATACTACAGGGGTGCCGCATGGTACCAGAAAACACTAAACATTCCAGAATCATGGAATGGAAAGCACCTGCAGCTTTTTATTGAAAGAAGCCATTGGGAAACAACAGTATGGGTTGATGATATAAAGATAGGTATGGAAAACAGCCTTGGAACAGCTCAGTTATTTGATATTGGCAGCAAATTAACAGCAGGTATGCATCGCTTAACTATAAGGGTTGATAACAAGATAAAAGATATTAATATGGGCGACAATGCCCACAGTGTTACCGACCACACCCAAACCAACTGGAATGGTATGATTGGAGAGTTAAGTTTAAGGGCTAAACCAAAAGTTTTTATTTCTGATGTTCAACTATATCCTGATATCTACAAAAAGCAGGTTTTGGTGAAAATTCAAATTGCCAATACAACAGGTACTAAAAATGATGCATCTGTAACCTTAATGGCCTCGGCTAATAAATCAGCCGCCGAAAAATTAAAACCACTAACGAAGAAACTAGTGTCTGAAGGAAATTCACAAGTGATAGAAATGACCTACCCTATGGGTAACTCTCCTTTGCTATGGAATGAATTTAATCCTGATTTGTACAATATGAGTGTAACCCTGAATCAAACAGGCTCGAAGGATGCAGATGTTAGGCAAGTAGGATTTGGTATGCGTGATTTTAAGGCGAAAGGCACACAATTGACTATAAATGACAACCTTATTTTTTTAAGAGGAACACTGGATTGCGCTTCATTTCCTAAAACAGGTTATCCACCAACAGATGTTGAATCGTGGACAAAGATTTTAAAAACGGTTAAACAGCACGGCTTAAATCATGTAAGATTTCATTCATGGTGCCCTCCTGAAGCTGCATTTACAGCCGCAGATAGATTGGGTATCTTTATTCAGGCAGAATGTTCTGCCTGGGCAAATGGAGAAAAGGGAGCTGTAATTGGGGATGGAAAACCTCTGGATAAATATATTTATGAAGAAAGTGAAAGAATGATAAGGGCATATGGCAACCACCCCTCATTTGTTATGATGACCTATGGAAATGAACCAGGTGGAAAGAATATGGTAAATTATTTAACAGAGTTCGTTAACTACTGGAAAGCAAAAGATAAAAGGAGACTTTATACAACCGCAGCCGGCTGGCCAGTGGTTGAAGCAAGTGATTTTAACAACACTCCCGATCCAAGAATTCAAGGCTGGGGAGCCGGACTTAACAGCATCATAAATAAGGAAGCCCCAAGGTCGGATTATGATTGGTCAGGCATCATCTCTAAATGGAAACAGCCTACCGTTAGTCATGAAATTGGACAATGGTGTGTGTATCCAAATTTTAAAGAAATCAAGAAATATGATGGTATATTAAAAGCCAAGAACTTCGAGATATTTCAGGAAAAGCTAAAGGAGAATGGCATGTCAAAACTTGCAGATAGTTTTGTTATGGCATCTGGAAAACTTCAGGTACTGTGCTATAAAGCAGATATTGAAGCCGCACTGCGTACGCCCGGATTTGCTGGATTTCAGCTACTGGGTTTAAATGATTTCCCTGGACAAGGAACAGCATTGGTTGGTGTTCTTGATCCGTTTTGGGAAGCAAAAGGTTATGTAACAGCCGATGAATACAGTAAATTCTGCAACTCTGTTGTGCCTTTAGCCAGATTACCAAAAATGAATTACACCAATAATGAAGAACTGGTTGTTCCTTTGGAAATAGCAAATTTTGGAAACGGACCAATTCAAAAGGCAACTATAAACTGGAACATCCAAGCAGAGAATGGCAGTAAATTGTTTACCGGAAATTTTAACAGTGAGTCTATTCCATTGGGAAATGCCATAAAATTGGGGACAATAAAGCAACCGCTTAAATCTATTAACAAAGCCCAGCGCCTCATTTTAACCGTGAGTGTTGGAAGTTATGAAAACCAATGGGATATATTCGTGTACCCCGAAACCTTACCGGAAACCGGCAAAGATATTCTGGTTACTCAAACTTTAAGCACAGAGGCTATTGAAGCACTTAACAATGGTAAAGATGTGTTGCTTACCTTAAAAAAAGGTGCAGTTAAACCAGAGATGGGAGGAGACATAAAGATTGGATTCTCTTCAATATTCTGGAATACTGCCTGGACACGAAAACAGCCACCTACCACTCTGGGTATTCTATGTAATCCAAAACACCCTGCATTGGCAGACTTCCCTGCCCAATACCATAGCAATTGGCAATGGTGGGATGCAATAACACATTCAAGTGCTGTAAAACTTAGTGCCGTTGCGCCGCAAATAGACCCTATTATAAGGGTAATAGATGATTGGGTAACAGCAAATCCACTTGGACTAGTTTTTGAATGCAAAGTTGGGAAAGGAAAACTGATAGTTTCTTCAATAGACCTGCTTTCGGAACAAGACAATCGCCCGGAGGCCAAACAATTGTTGTACAGCCTGAAAAAATATATGGCAGGATCTGCCTTCAATCCATCAAAAACAATAGCCCTTAGTAAGATAGAAGGCCTCTATAATTAA
- a CDS encoding ABC-F family ATP-binding cassette domain-containing protein, with product MISVSNLSLRYGKRTLFEDVNLKFTHGNCYGVIGANGAGKSTFLKILSGDVNQTTGNVAFTPGERMAVLKQNHYEFDEFSVIETVMMGHKELYDIMKEKDAIYLKEDFTDKDGERAGELENKFAEMDGWNMESNAATMLSNLGIKEEHHYKQLKELDGNQKVRVLLAQALFGNPDILLLDEPTNDLDIDTIAWLENFLADYQNIVLVVSHDRHFLDAVCTHIVDIDFSKMSIYSGNYTFWYESSQLALKQRSDQNKKLEEKVKELQEFIQRFSANASKSKQATSRKKALDKIDISEIKASSRKYPAILFNNLGREAGDQILQVENLSCTLNGEVMFKNINFMVNKGDKIAVLSQNSLATTAFYNVLTGREKDYSGEFKFGVTINVADIPNDNTPYFAGKDENLVDWLREYSGTDQDEQFVRSFLGRMLFSGEEVLKNVKVLSGGEKMRCMFSQMMLRHANLLLFDEPTNHLDLESITALNNGLKDFKGTALFTSRDHALTESVATRIIELTPNGTIDKMMTYDEYISSDDVAALRAAMYKTK from the coding sequence ATGATTTCAGTTTCTAATTTATCACTCCGTTACGGAAAACGCACTTTATTTGAAGATGTTAACCTAAAATTTACTCATGGCAACTGCTATGGTGTAATTGGTGCCAACGGTGCAGGTAAATCAACATTTCTTAAAATTCTTTCGGGCGATGTAAACCAAACTACAGGTAATGTAGCCTTTACACCTGGCGAACGAATGGCCGTTTTAAAACAAAACCACTATGAGTTTGATGAATTCAGCGTAATTGAAACTGTAATGATGGGACACAAGGAATTGTACGACATCATGAAAGAAAAAGATGCCATCTATTTGAAAGAAGATTTTACTGATAAAGATGGTGAGCGTGCGGGAGAGCTGGAAAATAAATTTGCCGAAATGGATGGATGGAATATGGAAAGTAATGCCGCCACCATGCTTAGCAACTTAGGCATTAAAGAAGAGCACCACTATAAGCAATTAAAAGAGCTTGATGGTAACCAAAAAGTACGTGTTCTATTGGCACAGGCTTTATTTGGAAATCCTGATATTTTATTACTGGATGAGCCTACCAACGATTTGGATATAGATACAATTGCTTGGTTGGAAAACTTCCTTGCTGACTATCAAAACATTGTTTTGGTTGTATCTCACGACAGGCACTTTTTAGATGCGGTTTGTACGCATATTGTTGATATTGATTTCAGCAAAATGAGTATCTACTCCGGTAACTATACCTTCTGGTACGAATCAAGTCAGCTGGCTTTAAAACAACGCAGTGATCAGAACAAAAAACTGGAAGAAAAAGTTAAAGAGCTCCAGGAATTTATTCAGCGCTTTAGTGCCAATGCTTCTAAATCAAAACAAGCAACTTCACGTAAAAAGGCTTTAGATAAAATTGATATCTCTGAAATTAAAGCCTCAAGCAGAAAATATCCTGCTATATTATTTAATAACCTGGGCAGAGAAGCGGGGGATCAGATTTTGCAGGTAGAAAACCTTTCATGTACCTTAAATGGTGAAGTAATGTTCAAAAACATTAACTTCATGGTTAATAAAGGCGATAAAATTGCCGTTCTTTCTCAAAATAGTCTTGCAACCACTGCGTTTTATAATGTTTTAACCGGCCGTGAAAAAGACTATTCAGGTGAATTTAAATTTGGAGTAACCATTAACGTTGCAGATATTCCTAATGACAACACCCCTTATTTTGCAGGAAAAGATGAGAATCTGGTTGATTGGCTGCGTGAATATTCAGGAACAGATCAGGACGAGCAGTTTGTAAGAAGTTTCCTTGGCCGAATGCTTTTCTCTGGCGAGGAGGTTCTTAAAAATGTAAAGGTATTATCAGGAGGAGAGAAAATGCGTTGTATGTTCTCGCAAATGATGTTAAGACATGCTAATCTTTTATTATTTGATGAACCAACCAATCACCTTGATCTTGAATCTATTACTGCATTAAACAATGGTTTAAAAGATTTTAAAGGAACAGCTTTATTTACCTCACGAGATCATGCATTAACAGAATCTGTAGCAACACGTATCATTGAATTGACTCCTAATGGTACAATTGATAAAATGATGACCTACGATGAGTATATTTCAAGTGATGACGTAGCAGCTTTACGTGCGGCAATGTATAAAACAAAATAA
- a CDS encoding nitroreductase, giving the protein MEQEIEVLSRIIKRRRSIFPISYTGQEVPVKVIQQILESANYAPTHKLTQPWRFVVFRNEGKINFGKELARLYKETTPALQFLQKKYDSILEKAEQASCIVALNAKLHTDKVPEWEELAALACAVQNMALTAEALNVGAYWSSPGMIADLKDYLNLGEQEKCFGLFYMGYHNEEPREAIRTPIEDKIKWIES; this is encoded by the coding sequence ATGGAACAAGAAATAGAAGTTTTAAGCAGAATTATTAAACGCAGACGGAGTATTTTTCCGATAAGCTATACCGGTCAGGAAGTACCTGTTAAAGTAATACAGCAAATTCTGGAAAGTGCAAACTATGCACCTACTCATAAATTAACACAACCCTGGCGCTTTGTAGTGTTCAGAAACGAAGGAAAGATAAACTTTGGTAAGGAGCTTGCACGCTTGTATAAGGAAACTACACCAGCTCTGCAGTTTTTACAAAAGAAATATGATAGCATTCTGGAAAAGGCGGAACAAGCCAGTTGCATTGTTGCCTTAAATGCCAAATTACACACTGATAAAGTGCCTGAATGGGAAGAACTTGCTGCACTTGCCTGTGCAGTTCAAAATATGGCATTAACTGCCGAGGCCCTAAATGTGGGTGCCTATTGGAGTTCGCCTGGAATGATTGCAGATTTGAAGGATTATCTTAACTTAGGGGAACAGGAAAAATGCTTTGGGCTTTTTTATATGGGATACCATAATGAAGAACCGCGCGAGGCAATACGTACTCCAATTGAAGATAAGATTAAATGGATAGAATCATAA
- a CDS encoding 3-oxoacyl-ACP synthase, with amino-acid sequence MQGIKATLYRLCLNFIEQRIQTAEVALQQAREASNDDTKSSAGDKYETSREMMQQDIDRNKRLLIDAQDNLRLLKIIEVNHESEIIKHGSLVYTNNGAFYISVSAGQLTVDGRAIFAISPSSPIGKLLLDKKKGDAFDFNDKRFVVEAVA; translated from the coding sequence ATGCAGGGCATTAAAGCGACATTATACCGACTTTGTTTAAATTTTATAGAACAAAGAATTCAGACTGCTGAAGTTGCATTGCAGCAGGCACGCGAAGCCAGTAATGATGATACTAAAAGCAGTGCTGGTGATAAATATGAAACCAGCAGAGAAATGATGCAACAGGATATAGATAGAAATAAACGCCTACTTATAGATGCGCAGGACAACTTAAGGCTGTTAAAGATTATTGAAGTAAATCATGAATCTGAAATTATAAAGCATGGCAGTTTAGTATATACCAATAACGGCGCTTTTTACATCAGTGTTAGTGCCGGTCAACTCACAGTTGATGGCAGGGCTATATTCGCTATTTCCCCTTCATCGCCCATTGGCAAATTGCTTTTGGATAAGAAGAAGGGGGATGCCTTTGACTTTAATGATAAGAGATTTGTAGTTGAAGCTGTTGCTTAA
- a CDS encoding polysaccharide deacetylase family protein, which produces MKLFLNLAAGLMLLASACTNSGQSKTSSTSVNSDKDTVEANDAPKKEATAAEILSRKEVPVLCYHQIRDWKASDSKRAHDDIIPPANFKQHIKMLADSGYHTILPDQLYDYLNYGTKLPEKPIIISFDDTDLDQFTVAAPELKKYGFKGVFFIMTVSIGRPRYMSKAQIKTLSNEGHVIASHTWNHKNFTQFTDEDWEIQIDKPTKTLETITGKKVEYFAYPYGVWKPETLHKLKEHGFKAAFILSTKRDETNPLFTIRRIIDPGRYTAKNLYQSINKSFK; this is translated from the coding sequence ATGAAATTATTTCTAAATTTGGCGGCGGGTTTAATGCTGTTAGCATCGGCATGTACAAACTCTGGTCAAAGTAAAACCAGTTCCACTTCAGTAAATTCGGACAAAGACACTGTTGAAGCAAACGACGCACCTAAAAAGGAAGCTACTGCTGCTGAGATTTTGAGCAGAAAGGAAGTACCTGTTCTTTGTTATCATCAGATCAGAGACTGGAAAGCAAGTGATTCCAAACGTGCTCATGACGACATTATTCCTCCGGCAAATTTTAAGCAGCATATAAAAATGCTGGCTGATAGTGGGTACCATACCATTTTACCTGATCAGCTTTATGATTACCTGAATTATGGAACTAAACTTCCGGAAAAGCCAATTATTATAAGCTTTGACGATACTGATCTGGATCAGTTTACTGTTGCTGCGCCTGAGCTAAAAAAATATGGCTTTAAAGGTGTTTTCTTTATCATGACCGTATCTATTGGAAGGCCCAGATATATGAGCAAAGCGCAGATAAAAACCTTATCAAACGAAGGTCATGTTATTGCAAGCCATACCTGGAACCATAAAAACTTCACCCAGTTTACAGATGAGGATTGGGAAATACAAATAGATAAACCCACCAAAACACTGGAAACCATTACAGGTAAAAAGGTAGAATATTTTGCTTATCCATATGGTGTTTGGAAACCAGAAACTTTGCACAAACTAAAGGAGCATGGTTTTAAAGCAGCTTTCATCTTATCTACAAAAAGAGATGAGACAAATCCGCTTTTCACCATCCGTCGCATTATTGATCCTGGAAGATATACGGCTAAGAACCTTTATCAAAGTATAAATAAGAGTTTTAAATAG
- a CDS encoding polysaccharide deacetylase family protein: MKQHLLPLLAAAAIFTASCQSKSQTNTDNADVKDTLTQTLSKEEVQAEKIDISKIKVADAKTILARKQVPILCYHQVRNWKPTDGKVGKDYIVEIQNFKDQVKMLADSGYHSILPDQLYAYLNTGAPLPSKPIMFTFDDTDMDQFTIAAPTLKKYGFKAVYFIMTVSIGRKGKFVDYMTKEQIKQLSDDGNIIGSHTYDHKNFKKYQGKDWEEQLDKPTKKLEEITGKKMTEFAYPFGLWNAEGFPELKKRGFRMAFSLADKRDQNYPLYTVRRIIASGYWSPKTLHNSIVKSF; this comes from the coding sequence ATGAAACAGCACCTTCTACCTTTATTGGCTGCAGCGGCAATTTTTACCGCCAGTTGCCAGTCAAAATCGCAAACTAACACTGACAATGCAGATGTTAAGGACACTTTAACCCAAACCCTATCAAAGGAAGAAGTTCAGGCAGAGAAAATTGATATAAGCAAAATTAAAGTTGCTGATGCCAAAACTATACTTGCCCGTAAACAGGTGCCTATTCTATGCTACCACCAGGTGCGTAACTGGAAGCCAACTGATGGAAAAGTAGGAAAAGATTACATTGTTGAAATACAAAACTTTAAAGATCAGGTTAAAATGCTTGCGGATAGTGGTTATCATTCTATACTGCCAGATCAGTTATATGCCTATTTAAATACAGGGGCCCCGTTGCCAAGCAAACCTATCATGTTTACTTTCGATGATACAGATATGGATCAGTTTACTATTGCTGCTCCTACCCTTAAAAAGTATGGCTTTAAAGCAGTATATTTTATTATGACTGTTTCTATTGGCCGCAAAGGCAAGTTTGTTGATTATATGACCAAAGAGCAGATAAAACAACTTTCTGATGATGGAAATATAATTGGCAGTCACACTTATGACCATAAAAATTTCAAAAAATACCAAGGAAAGGATTGGGAAGAGCAACTGGATAAACCAACAAAGAAGCTTGAAGAAATTACAGGCAAAAAGATGACGGAATTTGCTTATCCATTTGGACTATGGAATGCTGAAGGCTTCCCTGAGTTAAAAAAACGTGGATTTAGAATGGCCTTCTCACTTGCTGATAAACGTGACCAGAATTATCCTTTATATACGGTAAGAAGAATTATTGCCAGTGGTTACTGGAGCCCAAAAACCCTTCATAACAGCATTGTAAAAAGCTTCTAA